The Salmonella enterica subsp. houtenae serovar Houten genome has a segment encoding these proteins:
- the uvrB gene encoding excision nuclease ABC subunit B — MSKPFKLNSAFKPSGDQPDAIRRLEEGLEDGLAHQTLLGVTGSGKTFTIANVIADLQRPTMVLAPNKTLAAQLYGEMKEFFPENAVEYFVSYYDYYQPEAYVPSSDTFIEKDASVNAHIEQMRLSATKALLERRDVVVVASVSAIYGLGDPDLYLKMMLHLTVGMLIDQRAILRRLAELQYTRNDQAFQRGTFRVRGEVIDIFPAESDDIALRVELFDEEVERLSLFDPLTGQVESTVPRYTIYPKTHYVTPRERILQAMEEIKDELADRRKVLLANNKLLEEQRLSQRTQFDLEMMNELGYCSGIENYSRFLSGRGPGEPPPTLFDYLPADGLLVVDESHVTIPQIGGMYRGDRARKETLVEYGFRLPSALDNRPLKFEEFEALAPQTIYVSATPGNYELEKSGDEVVDQVVRPTGLLDPIIEVRPVATQVDDLLSEIRQRAAINERVLVTTLTKRMAEDLTEYLEEHGERVRYLHSDIDTVERMEIIRDLRLGEFDVLVGINLLREGLDMPEVSLVAILDADKEGFLRSERSLIQTIGRAARNVNGKAILYGDKITPSMAKAIGETERRREKQQKYNEEHGITPQGLNKKVVDILALGQNIAKTKAKGKGKGRSTAKAGIVELDMTPKALQQKIHELEGQMMQHAQNLEFEEAAQIRDQLHQLRELFIAAS; from the coding sequence ATGAGTAAACCGTTCAAACTGAATTCCGCTTTTAAACCTTCTGGCGATCAGCCGGATGCTATCCGTCGCCTGGAAGAGGGGCTGGAGGACGGGTTGGCGCATCAGACGCTATTGGGCGTAACCGGCTCCGGGAAGACATTCACCATTGCCAACGTCATTGCGGACTTGCAGCGGCCAACGATGGTGCTTGCGCCTAACAAAACTCTGGCGGCGCAGCTCTACGGCGAAATGAAAGAATTTTTTCCGGAAAATGCGGTGGAGTATTTCGTCTCCTACTATGACTACTATCAGCCGGAAGCGTATGTGCCAAGTTCGGATACGTTTATCGAAAAAGATGCTTCGGTGAACGCGCATATTGAGCAAATGCGGTTGTCGGCCACGAAAGCGTTGCTTGAGCGACGCGATGTCGTGGTGGTGGCTTCCGTGTCTGCGATTTACGGGCTGGGCGATCCGGATCTCTACCTGAAAATGATGCTGCACCTGACGGTCGGAATGCTGATTGACCAGCGCGCGATTCTGCGTCGGCTGGCGGAATTGCAATACACCCGTAACGATCAAGCTTTTCAGCGCGGCACCTTCCGCGTGCGCGGCGAAGTGATCGACATCTTCCCGGCCGAATCTGACGACATCGCGTTACGCGTTGAGCTGTTTGATGAAGAAGTGGAACGCCTGTCGCTGTTTGACCCGTTAACCGGGCAGGTAGAGTCAACGGTGCCACGTTATACCATTTATCCCAAAACGCACTACGTGACGCCGCGCGAGCGTATTCTGCAGGCGATGGAAGAGATAAAAGATGAACTGGCGGACAGACGTAAGGTTTTGCTGGCGAATAACAAGCTGCTTGAAGAGCAGCGATTAAGCCAGCGCACGCAGTTCGATTTAGAGATGATGAACGAGCTGGGTTACTGCTCAGGCATTGAAAACTATTCCCGCTTCCTGTCGGGCCGCGGGCCGGGCGAGCCGCCGCCAACCTTATTCGATTATCTGCCCGCCGATGGACTGCTGGTGGTGGATGAGTCGCACGTCACGATCCCGCAGATAGGCGGCATGTATCGCGGCGACCGGGCGCGTAAAGAGACGCTGGTCGAGTATGGCTTCCGTCTGCCATCGGCGTTGGATAACCGTCCGCTAAAGTTTGAAGAGTTTGAAGCCCTGGCGCCGCAAACCATCTATGTTTCCGCCACGCCTGGCAACTATGAGCTGGAGAAGTCGGGTGATGAGGTGGTGGACCAGGTCGTGCGACCGACCGGGCTGCTGGACCCGATCATTGAAGTGCGTCCGGTGGCGACCCAGGTGGACGATCTGCTGTCCGAAATTCGTCAGCGTGCGGCCATTAATGAGCGTGTCCTTGTAACTACGCTGACCAAACGGATGGCGGAAGATTTGACCGAATATCTGGAAGAGCACGGCGAGCGTGTGCGCTACCTGCACTCAGATATTGATACCGTGGAGCGCATGGAAATCATCCGCGATTTGCGCCTGGGCGAGTTTGACGTTCTGGTGGGGATTAACCTGCTGCGCGAAGGGCTGGATATGCCGGAAGTGTCGCTGGTGGCGATTCTGGACGCCGATAAAGAGGGCTTCCTGCGATCCGAGCGCTCCCTGATTCAGACCATAGGCCGCGCGGCGCGTAACGTTAACGGTAAAGCGATTCTGTACGGCGATAAGATTACGCCGTCGATGGCGAAGGCGATTGGCGAAACTGAGCGTCGCCGCGAGAAGCAGCAGAAGTACAACGAAGAGCACGGTATTACTCCGCAGGGGCTGAACAAGAAAGTGGTCGATATCCTGGCGCTGGGGCAGAACATTGCGAAAACCAAAGCGAAGGGGAAAGGAAAAGGCCGCTCTACGGCGAAAGCCGGGATTGTCGAACTGGATATGACGCCGAAAGCGTTGCAGCAGAAAATTCATGAACTGGAAGGGCAAATGATGCAGCACGCGCAAAATCTGGAGTTTGAAGAGGCCGCGCAAATTCGCGACCAGTTGCACCAGCTACGCGAGTTGTTTATCGCGGCGTCCTGA